A genomic segment from Pistricoccus aurantiacus encodes:
- a CDS encoding fasciclin domain-containing protein, with the protein MSYFTSMAPRWVSAGLIGLMLTAGVAYGQEDESDMQGGKDIVETAKEAGQFETLVSAIEAADLVDTLKGEGPFTVFAPTDEAFSVLPDGAVDDLLRPENKEKLQAVLTYHVVPEKLMAEDIMAQDSAATVQGQDLELSTDGHEVMVNDATVIKGNIEASNGIIHVIDGVLMPE; encoded by the coding sequence ATGTCTTATTTTACCAGCATGGCACCCAGATGGGTGAGCGCAGGCTTGATTGGCCTGATGCTGACAGCCGGTGTGGCATACGGCCAAGAGGATGAGAGCGATATGCAAGGCGGCAAGGATATTGTCGAAACCGCCAAGGAGGCCGGCCAATTCGAAACCCTCGTGAGCGCCATCGAGGCTGCGGATCTCGTCGATACCTTGAAAGGCGAAGGACCTTTTACCGTGTTCGCCCCCACGGACGAAGCCTTTTCTGTCTTGCCGGACGGTGCGGTAGATGACTTGTTGAGGCCCGAGAACAAGGAAAAGCTGCAAGCGGTGCTGACCTATCATGTGGTGCCGGAAAAGCTCATGGCGGAAGACATCATGGCGCAGGATTCCGCCGCCACGGTACAAGGTCAGGATCTGGAGCTTTCCACCGACGGTCATGAAGTGATGGTCAATGACGCTACGGTTATCAAGGGCAATATCGAAGCCAGCAACGGCATCATCCATGTCATCGATGGTGTGCTGATGCCTGAATGA
- a CDS encoding fructosamine kinase family protein — protein sequence MEATLSARLEEVGLMPLGKLESLKGGNMAAVYRLDTDQGAVIIKHDDQARLSAEAEGLEALREACDCLIVPRVLSSGNGWLIMEALDSVGASDTGWRTLGKGLRELHRPRQTAHGWPRDNYCGATPQRNAPLSDGRCFQQERRLQALADACLERGLMKSDLHKRISTVAEGLKQWLPDITPSLIHGDLWSGNLLFTSRGPALIDPAVYHHYPEVDLAMLTLFGSPPQIFFDAYWEGAWPKDWSRREVLFQLYPLLNHLLLFGESYRSAVENRVDSLL from the coding sequence ATGGAGGCGACACTTTCGGCCAGATTGGAAGAAGTTGGGCTAATGCCGCTAGGTAAACTCGAGTCGTTGAAAGGCGGTAATATGGCCGCGGTCTATCGTCTCGACACCGACCAAGGGGCGGTAATCATCAAGCATGACGATCAAGCGCGCCTGAGTGCAGAAGCAGAAGGACTCGAGGCGCTGCGCGAGGCCTGCGATTGTTTGATCGTTCCGCGCGTACTGAGTTCGGGAAACGGCTGGCTGATAATGGAAGCGCTGGATTCCGTGGGCGCCAGTGACACTGGCTGGCGTACTCTGGGAAAAGGTCTGCGGGAGTTGCATCGACCCCGGCAGACCGCCCACGGCTGGCCGCGAGACAACTACTGCGGCGCTACCCCTCAACGAAACGCCCCCTTGTCGGACGGCCGATGCTTCCAGCAGGAGCGGCGCCTGCAGGCCCTGGCGGATGCCTGTCTCGAGCGAGGTCTGATGAAGAGCGACCTGCATAAGCGCATCAGCACGGTGGCAGAAGGGCTCAAACAATGGTTGCCGGATATCACGCCAAGTCTGATCCACGGCGATCTCTGGTCCGGTAATTTGCTCTTTACCTCTCGCGGTCCCGCGCTGATCGATCCGGCGGTATATCACCATTATCCGGAAGTGGATCTGGCCATGCTGACGCTGTTCGGCTCGCCGCCCCAAATCTTCTTCGATGCCTATTGGGAAGGCGCCTGGCCGAAGGACTGGTCGCGTCGCGAAGTTCTGTTTCAGCTCTATCCTCTGCTCAATCATCTATTGCTGTTCGGCGAAAGCTATCGTTCCGCGGTGGAAAACCGAGTGGATTCGCTGCTGTGA
- a CDS encoding efflux RND transporter periplasmic adaptor subunit has product MGTTMRHRHWAAMAVIAFLILLAGCGSDDDDEQKQSDQDSQPPAKQAQVMEMSKRNIDLDKSYSAKLRSDRQVVVIARVSGLLEKRNFEPGDMVEEGKSLYTIEPVIYQATVNQRKADVESAKAKENRAQQDAARFQSLLKQNSVSRQQYDQAMAELQVAKANVAQAQAALESAQVDLDYTDVEAPVSGMISLSDVNVGNVVDTGTELVTITPMNPIEVRFQLPQQEAFDLRRQRRQQQDSITATLQFPDLQGDDTPPLEGKLDFLGSRVDQDTSTVQARAIFENPDKMFLPGQFVRVKLQGMQRFDVLAVPEIAVTQGLMGPQVFVLDDENKARARTVTLGEQVGPLQIITDGLEPGDRVIVSDPGGLEAGTPIDAQPYSGDPGTLSAQEGQQGQNDAQQEEAGEGDDRQASSNEDNATSSQVSAKEQDDDA; this is encoded by the coding sequence ATGGGCACGACGATGCGTCATCGACACTGGGCTGCAATGGCCGTGATCGCTTTTCTCATATTGCTGGCAGGCTGTGGTTCGGATGACGACGATGAACAGAAACAGTCCGACCAGGATAGTCAGCCTCCTGCCAAGCAGGCTCAGGTCATGGAGATGAGCAAACGCAATATTGATCTGGACAAGTCCTATTCCGCCAAGCTGCGCAGCGACCGTCAAGTCGTGGTCATCGCGCGAGTCTCGGGGCTACTTGAGAAACGTAATTTCGAGCCGGGAGACATGGTGGAAGAAGGCAAGAGTCTGTACACCATCGAACCGGTTATTTATCAGGCGACTGTCAATCAACGCAAGGCGGATGTAGAAAGCGCCAAGGCCAAGGAAAATCGTGCTCAACAGGATGCGGCACGCTTTCAAAGCCTGTTGAAGCAGAACTCCGTCAGTCGGCAGCAGTACGATCAGGCCATGGCGGAACTGCAAGTGGCCAAGGCCAACGTCGCCCAGGCGCAAGCAGCGCTGGAAAGCGCGCAGGTCGACCTGGATTACACGGATGTCGAGGCGCCGGTATCCGGCATGATCAGCCTGAGCGACGTCAACGTCGGCAACGTAGTCGACACAGGCACTGAGCTTGTCACCATTACACCTATGAATCCCATCGAGGTTCGCTTTCAGCTTCCTCAGCAGGAAGCTTTTGATTTACGCCGCCAGCGCCGCCAGCAGCAGGACAGTATTACCGCGACCTTGCAGTTTCCGGATTTACAGGGAGACGATACGCCTCCGCTTGAGGGCAAGCTCGATTTTCTCGGCTCGCGAGTCGACCAGGACACCAGCACGGTACAGGCCCGAGCGATTTTCGAGAATCCGGACAAGATGTTCCTGCCCGGACAGTTCGTGCGCGTGAAGCTTCAGGGTATGCAGCGTTTCGATGTGCTGGCCGTGCCGGAAATCGCCGTGACTCAGGGCTTGATGGGGCCTCAGGTTTTCGTGCTCGATGATGAGAACAAGGCGCGTGCTCGCACGGTGACGCTAGGGGAGCAGGTAGGGCCGCTGCAGATCATCACCGATGGGCTCGAGCCCGGCGACCGGGTTATCGTCAGCGATCCGGGCGGTCTTGAGGCCGGCACGCCCATCGATGCACAGCCTTATTCCGGTGATCCCGGGACGCTTTCGGCGCAAGAGGGACAGCAAGGCCAGAACGATGCCCAGCAAGAGGAAGCCGGGGAGGGGGACGATAGACAGGCCTCCTCCAACGAGGATAACGCGACGTCATCCCAGGTTAGCGCCAAGGAACAGGACGACGACGCATGA